From Candidatus Woesearchaeota archaeon, one genomic window encodes:
- a CDS encoding ribonuclease HI family protein, with protein sequence MINIFTDGASKGNPGNAGIGVAIYKDKELIEEIHEFLGKKTNNEAEYLAFIKGVERLIELKETKANFFSDSEFLVKQMKGQYKVKAEKIVPLYEKAKELTKELEITVNWIPREDNKLADELANKAIEQAKGNFQETNLKLDKAFFGKINCIKIQLNNENDIYFHMGLLNQKSKEWRWEKVKMSDIELGEIISILKKETGKCAFYHKFGESKTQIWCNKSPESFSIKVNDISKNLSIGEFEVFKIILEECIKIKNFN encoded by the coding sequence ATGATAAACATTTTTACTGATGGTGCATCAAAAGGTAATCCAGGTAATGCTGGAATTGGTGTTGCAATTTACAAAGACAAAGAACTAATAGAAGAAATTCATGAGTTCTTAGGAAAGAAGACAAATAATGAAGCAGAATACTTAGCATTCATTAAAGGAGTAGAAAGATTAATCGAATTAAAAGAAACTAAAGCAAATTTTTTTTCAGACTCAGAATTCTTAGTAAAACAAATGAAAGGCCAATACAAAGTAAAAGCTGAAAAAATTGTGCCATTATACGAGAAAGCAAAAGAATTAACAAAAGAATTAGAAATAACTGTTAATTGGATACCAAGAGAAGATAACAAATTAGCAGATGAATTAGCAAACAAAGCAATTGAACAAGCAAAAGGGAATTTTCAAGAAACTAATTTAAAATTAGATAAAGCATTTTTTGGTAAAATCAATTGTATTAAAATTCAACTAAATAATGAGAATGATATTTATTTTCATATGGGTTTATTAAATCAAAAATCAAAAGAATGGCGATGGGAAAAAGTTAAAATGTCCGATATTGAACTAGGTGAGATAATAAGCATTCTAAAAAAAGAAACTGGCAAATGCGCTTTTTATCATAAATTCGGTGAATCCAAAACACAAATTTGGTGTAACAAATCTCCTGAATCATTTTCAATAAAAGTAAATGATATAAGTAAAAATCTAAGTATAGGTGAATTTGAGGTATTTAAAATCATTCTAGAAGAATGTATAAAAATAAAAAATTTTAATTAA